A single window of Arvicanthis niloticus isolate mArvNil1 chromosome 20, mArvNil1.pat.X, whole genome shotgun sequence DNA harbors:
- the LOC117724731 gene encoding uncharacterized protein LOC117724731: MVGSMEAGSNVGGSSVARKSQRSRVVWQASQKEALLSAFSKSPYVSFAQRQNLASQMGVPDSCIRVWFQNRRSRTGAVGQELGSRAQGGGMPSDHRRPRTRITSAQRRILLQAFERNPRPGFATREELAQRTGLLEDTVYIWFQNRRARCLSRGRPTAQDQDLLASSGADEARGGAGAREHEGARDSLLPLAAAGLTDSSSPSDLPTFCTESQLCQSEEPCGPVQEEAPAQARNTGPLELFLPQWLDQAQAEELVPAPLDLDGVLDGRELEGAHDSLLPLPPTGGVAMDPSSPSDLPTFCTESQPSQVEEPSGPGQAQAPTQASNTNPLEFFLDQLLTEVQVEEHGSAPLDLEPIDTVQRRGRCGAWKPDPEGKVLVLAVAQGACGVGGASGAEAETMVGSMEAGSNVGGSSVARKSQRSRVVWQASQKEALLSAFSKSPYVSFAQRQNLASQMGVPDSCIRVWFQNRRSRTGAVGQELGSRAQGGGMPSDHRRPRTRITSAQRRILLQAFERNPRPGFATREELAQRTGLLEDTVYIWFQNRRARCLSRGRPTAQDQDLLASSGADEARGGAGAREHEGARDSLLPLAAAGLTDSSSPSDLPTFCTESQLCQSEEPCGPVQEEAPAQARNTGPLELFLPQWLDQAQAEELVPAPLDLDGVLDGRELEGAHDSLLPLPPTGGVAMDPSSPSDLPTFCTESQPSQVEEPSGPGQAQAPTQASNTNPLEFFLDQLLTEVQVEEHGSAPLDLEPIDTVAELSLSQEDYQALLDML; this comes from the exons ATGGTTGGCAGCATGGAAGCTGGCAGCAATGTGGGGGGCAGCAGCGTGGCGCGCAAATCCCAGCGCAGCAGGGTGGTTTGGCAAGCCTCTCAAAAGGAGGCCCTGCTATCAGCTTTCAGCAAGAGTCCTTACGTGAGCTTTGCACAGAGGCAGAACCTGGCCAGTCAAATGGGGGTCCCCGATTCCTGCATCCGCGTGTGGTTTCAGAACCGCAGAAGTCGCACTGGAGCCGTGGGGCAGGAGCTTGGTTCCAGGGCACAGGGTGGAGGCATGCCGTCAGACCACAGGCGGCCTCGCACTCGAATCACTTCAGCCCAGCGCAGGATCCTACTGCAAGCCTTCGAGAGGAACCCGCGGCCAGGCTTTGCTACTCGGGAGGAGCTGGCACAGAGGACAGGTTTGCTCGAGGACACGGTCTACATCTGGTTTCAGAACAGAAGAGCGCGGTGCCTCAGCAGGGGCAGGCCCACAGCTCAAGATCAAGACTTGCTGGCCTCAAGTGGGGCAGATGAGGCCCGCGGAGGTGCGGGTGCCAGGGAGCATGAAGGTGCCCGGGACAGCTTGTTGCCCCTGGCTGCTGCAGGGCTTACAGATTCCTCCAGTCCCAGCGACCTGCCAACCTTCTGCACAGAGTCCCAGCTGTGCCAATCGGAAGAGCCCTGTGGACCAGTCCAAGAAGAGGCCCCCGCTCAAGCAAGGAACACAGGCCCTCTCGAGCTGTTCCTTCCTCAATGGCTAGACCAAGCCCAAGCGGAGGAGCTTGTGCCAGCCCCTCTGGATTTGGATGGAGTTCTGGATGGCAGGGAGCTGGAAGGTGCCCACGACAGCTTGTTGCCACTGCCTCCCACTGGCGGTGTGGCCATGGATCCATCGAGTCCCAGCGACCTCCCGACCTTCTGCACAGAATCCCAGCCATCCCAAGTGGAAGAGCCCTCCGGACCAGGCCAAGCACAGGCCCCCACTCAAGCAAGCAACACAAACCCTCTGGAGTTCTTCCTTGATCAACTGCTGACCGAGGTCCAAGTGGAGGAGCATGGGTCAGCTCCTCTGGATCTGGAGCCAATAGACACA GTGCAAAGGCGTGGCAGGTGTGGCGCTTGGAAACCTGACCCCGAAGGGAAGGTCCTGGTGTTGGCTGTAGCCCAAGGCGCGTGTGGAGTAGGCGGGGCTAgcggagcagaggcagag ACCATGGTTGGCAGCATGGAAGCTGGCAGCAATGTGGGGGGCAGCAGCGTGGCGCGCAAATCCCAGCGCAGCAGGGTGGTTTGGCAAGCCTCTCAAAAGGAGGCCCTGCTATCAGCTTTCAGCAAGAGTCCTTACGTGAGCTTTGCACAGAGGCAGAACCTGGCCAGTCAAATGGGGGTCCCCGATTCCTGCATCCGCGTGTGGTTTCAGAACCGCAGAAGTCGCACTGGAGCCGTGGGGCAGGAGCTTGGTTCCAGGGCACAGGGTGGAGGCATGCCGTCAGACCACAGGCGGCCTCGCACTCGAATCACTTCAGCCCAGCGCAGGATCCTACTGCAAGCCTTCGAGAGGAACCCGCGGCCAGGCTTTGCTACTCGGGAGGAGCTGGCACAGAGGACAGGTTTGCTCGAGGACACGGTCTACATCTGGTTTCAGAACAGAAGAGCGCGGTGCCTCAGCAGGGGCAGGCCCACAGCTCAAGATCAAGACTTGCTGGCCTCAAGTGGGGCAGATGAGGCCCGCGGAGGTGCGGGTGCCAGGGAGCATGAAGGTGCCCGGGACAGTTTGTTGCCCCTGGCTGCTGCAGGGCTTACAGATTCCTCCAGTCCCAGCGACCTGCCAACCTTCTGCACAGAGTCCCAGCTGTGCCAATCGGAAGAGCCCTGTGGACCAGTCCAAGAAGAGGCCCCCGCTCAAGCAAGGAACACAGGCCCTCTCGAGCTGTTCCTTCCTCAATGGCTAGACCAAGCCCAAGCGGAGGAGCTTGTGCCAGCCCCTCTGGATTTGGATGGAGTTCTGGATGGCAGGGAGCTGGAAGGTGCCCACGACAGCTTGTTGCCACTGCCTCCCACTGGCGGTGTGGCCATGGATCCATCGAGTCCCAGCGACCTCCCGACCTTCTGCACAGAATCCCAGCCATCCCAAGTGGAAGAGCCCTCCGGACCAGGCCAAGCACAGGCCCCCACTCAAGCAAGCAACACAAACCCTCTGGAGTTCTTCCTTGATCAACTGCTGACCGAGGTCCAAGTGGAGGAGCATGGGTCAGCTCCTCTGGATCTGGAGCCAATAGACACAGTAGCTGAGCTGTCTCTTTCTCAAGAGGATTACCAGGCTCTGCTGGATATGCTCTGA